In Magnetospirillum sp. XM-1, a single window of DNA contains:
- a CDS encoding ABC transporter ATP-binding protein, with amino-acid sequence MSDPGLKLENIRRVFHQGKEELEVLKGANLEIRAGEIVALVGPSGAGKSTLLHIAGLLERPDSGEVHLAGNPAGALGEKERTGLRRLHLGFVYQYHHLLPEFSAAENVILPQMIAGVPQDQARARAMELLGRMKLAERAEHRPGQLSGGEQQRVAICRALANAPRVLLADEPTGNLDPHTADGVFDELIRLVKGSGVAALIATHNPELAARMDRVVKMSEGLLVEQ; translated from the coding sequence ATGAGTGATCCCGGTCTGAAGCTGGAGAACATCCGCCGCGTCTTCCACCAGGGCAAGGAGGAGTTGGAGGTGTTGAAGGGCGCCAACCTGGAGATCCGAGCCGGCGAGATCGTCGCCCTGGTCGGCCCCTCGGGCGCGGGCAAGTCGACCCTGCTGCACATCGCCGGCCTGTTGGAGCGTCCCGATTCCGGCGAGGTCCATCTGGCCGGCAATCCGGCCGGCGCCCTGGGCGAGAAGGAACGCACGGGGCTGCGCCGCCTGCACCTGGGCTTCGTCTACCAGTACCACCACCTGCTGCCGGAATTCTCGGCCGCCGAGAACGTCATCCTGCCCCAGATGATCGCCGGCGTTCCCCAGGATCAGGCCCGCGCGCGGGCCATGGAACTGCTGGGCCGCATGAAGCTGGCCGAACGGGCCGAGCACCGCCCCGGCCAGCTGTCGGGCGGCGAGCAGCAGCGCGTTGCCATCTGCCGGGCGCTGGCCAACGCCCCCCGTGTCCTGCTGGCCGACGAACCCACCGGCAACCTTGATCCCCACACCGCCGACGGCGTGTTCGACGAACTGATCCGTCTGGTCAAGGGCTCCGGCGTCGCCGCCCTGATCGCCACCCACAACCCCGAGCTGGCCGCCCGCATGGACCGGGTGGTGAAGATGAGCGAGGGCCTGCTGGTCGAGCAATAG
- a CDS encoding HD-GYP domain-containing protein — MGAIPSVFDLDRLVLALSDAFDLVGVDKTGHSRRVGLIAAHVAEELGWENGEIRSLLRAALLHDCGVSTTGEHHDLMGALRWADSVEHCQRGAGYLASIPELAALAPMVAEHHTAWTNLCNRGVTEGVALAANLICLADRTDALLQGGVTPGRDLVAALKGHGGYFAPQGLAALDRLARCEAFWFALEEPVLSEALARRTALGPPELLDSCAVLRLAAVVGGIIDRKSPYTECHSGGVAKVSVLLGQAMGLGEATRRGLEIAGYLHDIGKLRIPDELLDRQGALDAADRLRMARHAFDTRVILTHAFGPGAIADWAGFHHECLSGNGYPFHLKEAELCPEARIVAVADVFQALAQHRPYRAPLIPDEIAALMDGMVFAGKLDAQVVAVCKEHLDECWAAATGG; from the coding sequence ATGGGTGCGATTCCGAGCGTTTTCGATCTCGACCGTCTGGTTCTGGCCCTGTCCGACGCCTTCGATCTGGTGGGGGTGGACAAGACCGGGCATTCGCGCCGCGTCGGGCTGATCGCGGCGCATGTGGCCGAGGAACTGGGATGGGAGAACGGCGAGATCCGCTCGCTGCTCCGCGCCGCCCTGCTGCACGATTGCGGCGTCTCCACCACCGGTGAGCACCACGACCTGATGGGGGCGCTGCGCTGGGCGGATTCGGTGGAGCATTGCCAGCGGGGCGCCGGCTATCTCGCTTCCATTCCCGAACTGGCGGCGCTGGCCCCAATGGTGGCCGAGCATCACACCGCCTGGACCAATCTGTGCAACCGGGGCGTTACCGAGGGCGTGGCGCTCGCCGCCAACCTGATCTGCCTGGCCGACCGCACCGACGCGCTGCTTCAGGGCGGGGTCACCCCCGGGCGCGATCTGGTGGCGGCGCTTAAAGGTCATGGCGGATATTTCGCGCCGCAAGGACTGGCGGCGCTCGACCGTCTGGCCCGCTGCGAGGCCTTCTGGTTCGCCCTGGAGGAGCCGGTCCTGTCGGAAGCCCTGGCCCGCCGGACCGCCCTGGGGCCGCCCGAGCTGCTCGATTCCTGCGCCGTGCTGCGTCTTGCGGCGGTGGTGGGCGGCATCATCGACCGCAAGAGCCCCTATACCGAGTGTCACAGCGGCGGGGTGGCGAAGGTTTCCGTGCTGCTGGGTCAGGCCATGGGCCTGGGCGAGGCGACCCGCCGCGGGCTCGAGATCGCCGGCTATCTGCACGACATCGGCAAGCTGCGCATCCCCGACGAACTGCTGGACCGCCAGGGGGCGCTGGACGCCGCCGACCGCCTGCGCATGGCCCGGCACGCCTTCGACACCAGGGTGATCCTCACCCACGCCTTCGGCCCCGGCGCCATCGCCGATTGGGCGGGGTTCCACCACGAATGCCTGTCAGGCAACGGTTATCCCTTCCATCTGAAGGAGGCCGAGCTGTGCCCGGAGGCCCGCATCGTGGCGGTGGCCGACGTGTTCCAGGCCCTGGCCCAGCACCGTCCCTACCGCGCGCCGCTGATCCCCGACGAGATCGCCGCCCTGATGGACGGCATGGTGTTCGCAGGCAAGCTGGACGCGCAAGTGGTGGCCGTCTGCAAGGAGCATCTGGACGAATGCTGGGCGGCGGCGACAGGCGGGTGA